Within Eggerthella sp. YY7918, the genomic segment TGGATCTGGCAAACGATCTGCTGGACAAGGGGTTCATCATCATGTCGAGCACCCCCTGCGACGGAAAATGGAACACGGGATACGCAATCTCCCAACTTGGATTGGACGCAATCGAATCCAGATCGAAGAAAGACTTCTTGGAGTTCTGGAAGGCTACATGCAGCGGAATAACCAGCGGGGTCGTGGAAGCTCTGCCCCGCTGATGGAATGCCGGAGAAATGACCAACATGGATGAAATCGCCACATACGAGCGAGACCTCGCGAACATGGAGTCGAGGATCGAGAGTGTTTTCGCCGATGCCGACGTAGAGGCAGAACTGCCCCAGGCCGACCTGGACATGCTCGACGTTTGCTTCTCGATGGCATCGGGATTGGTCGGCGTGTTCGTCGCGACGAACGACGATGTCGCGAAGTGGCTCGAGAAAGTCCATGATGCAGCGTCGGGCAATCCCGGCGATTGCGGGGTCGTCCAGCAGATGCTCGGCTCCCTGCTTTTCCACAAAGGGGACGCCTTGGACGTCTACGCATCGGAAGAAGGTTTCATCGCCCGCAACGGCGAAAGGGCATACGTGATGTTCCATAGGCTGCTGTTCGGCCACGATGTGCTTGCGACGGGCAGGGGGCTCATGCCCTACAACCCCTTCGAGCTGATGTACCAGCAGAAAGGCCTCATGGGCATCGTGCAAGCAGTCCGTCACCTGCTCGCCGACACGATGTCCAAGCAAGGGTTGCCCGTGCCTGGAAGCTCGCACCTCGACACCGAGCGGGAAGGCGGCAGGCCTTGGAACCGGATCATCGACTGGGTTCAAGAGCTTTCCATCGAGGCGGGCGGCGACAAGAAGATGGCCCAGGAGATCTACTCCCACATGTTCACGATCCGAGCCCAGGACATCGCTGCAGGCGGCCTCGTCGCCTTCCTTGTCGGATGCTATGCCAAGTCCCGCGCGATAGAGGATCCCGTTCGTAAGGCGCAGATAGAGCTGGTCGGCACGGGCGTCGCCTTTTTCGGCCAGGCGGCGCTCGGCGCAGTGCGCCAGAAAGGCGTCCCTTACATCAACAATGCGATGGCGCCTCAGCTCGTGAAGGCCTACGGCGGCCTTCTTGCTGCAAGCGCGAAGCGCACGAAGCGTCTTGAAGAGAGGACGGAAAGGCTCTGCACCGCCGCGGACAGACAGATCATGAGGCACGACCGGATTTCCGAAGAAGTCGCAGCAATCGTCCAGACCCCCGTTTCCGACGATGAAGCCTCGGCATCGGTAAGCAGCCTCATCGGATATCTGGAGGGAAGATGAAAATACCCCAGCATCTATTGGCCCCCATCGTCGGCGTGTTGGCAGGATGCCTTGGCATAGGCGTGGGTTTCATCATCCGGCAACCCGAGATAAACGAGCTGCACCGGCAGGTCGCTAAACTCCAGAAGAAAGCCGACGAGCTCAAGGAGACCGTCCGGAAGCAAAATGACGAGATATCCGCCCTCATCACGCGCTATCGGACTCTGCAGGTCTGGCAGATCATCCAGAAGCACGACCTGCACAAGCAGATCGAGGAAAGCCTCGTCTTCCAATACGCGATGAACGACTATTTCTCCCTTATGGTGGACCGCCTGGAGACCGGACGGGACTTCAGCGAGGCCGAGACGGCGTTCTACGCCGCCTTCTCGAAAATGCTGGATGGAAAGGAATTGGATGCCGACCAGATGGAAAACGTCAAATCGTACGTCGAGGCAACGCACAGCACGCAGATTGAGGCGATGACGCCTTGCGACGTGTCTGAGCCCATCGAGAGAATACGCAATTTTGAAGACGGGAAGAAGAAGCGTTTTTTTCATCTTCCGCAAATCAACCTTCCGAAATTCGAGATTCCAAAGGTTGAGATTCCGCTCCCATGGAAAAAAGAGTCCGAAGAAAAGCCCTCGGACAAGTAGCACCAATTCCCGCTATGGCTTCGCCTCTACCTCCAACGTATAAATCAGCAGCAGAGCAGGTAGTCCAGCCGGTCGCACACCCTGCCCCGCATGGAATCGATTTTAGTCTGCAACAGCAGAGGATTCATTAGCCGGCGGCATAAGCTGCGATGTCTGTCTCGTCGAGAAGTTGAAGTTGCACGTATGAAAGGCATCCTGCTCACTTTCATCGATCATGCTGGCCATCGATAGCTTTCCCGTTGTCGCCGGCTCGCATCTCCCCGTGCTCGCTCATGGATCCCACTCGAATGCAGGCGTACCCCACGATCGTGCACGCCATCATGGCCATGCCGAGGAAGAAGCATACAGTCGGCAGCATCACTCCACCTCCTCCCTCGCATACACTATCGTCCGTTCGTGCCCATTCCACCTGCCGTAGCTGCAGGTGCAGAACGCCTTGACGCTCTCTGCCTGGGCATTCTCGTCGAGCACGACGTCCGCCTTTGCCAGAAGCTCCTCTAGCCAGGAGTCGAGCTCCTCATCGTCGGCGAACTCCAAGCGCTTGTGCTCGGCATTGGAATCCACGACGTCCGCTGCGATGACGTTCAGGCGAATGTCCCCCTCGGGCGTCTGCAGGAGGATCTCGTCGTGGGCCTCCGCGAACCCCCTGTCGGAGTAGCCTGCGAATGCCGAGAACATGCTGCCGTCGTTCATGTGGTGGGCGAACATTAGCGCGAGCGGGCTGTCG encodes:
- a CDS encoding class B sortase: MRTDIKRRFAIMATVTALAGAAVLGLWLFSVYDRAVDVSPSPISGGLAESEEDHGSTKVDWEYWLSVNPDIVAWVSVPGTDIDYPVVQASADDPTFYLDHDVYRGWNPYGCPYLDAGCAERGIDSPLALMFAHHMNDGSMFSAFAGYSDRGFAEAHDEILLQTPEGDIRLNVIAADVVDSNAEHKRLEFADDEELDSWLEELLAKADVVLDENAQAESVKAFCTCSYGRWNGHERTIVYAREEVE